A genome region from Penaeus monodon isolate SGIC_2016 chromosome 14, NSTDA_Pmon_1, whole genome shotgun sequence includes the following:
- the LOC119580760 gene encoding glycoprotein-N-acetylgalactosamine 3-beta-galactosyltransferase 1-like isoform X3 encodes MGRRLSAWACVRTVSTFFLGFGLGLVIHIFASLSVEIARENALNNDITNNSTEYESTMNNPQVGGSWAWGLSWGPRAALTTQGVGDASRGSSASSQDARLEVPPAGPRVLCYVLTGPTTHKSALNVQNTWGRRCDAMVFFSTKEDAELQPEVLKVQEGYGFLWAKAKAALGHLHRHYPDYDWYFKADDDTFVIVENLRFFLKDLEPQEPAYYGVKFRQHVKQGYMSGGGGYVLSREAVRRFVTEALTMKDQTKCANEAVRGAEDLLLGQCLESVGVRAGDSLDAAGKPRFFSHNPLSLFYKAPLVNRLHWYWRYIWHKHDVGPDCCSPHLISFHDVDARMMWTLETLLYRVRIHHEMQPQEGRGAGKAPGAS; translated from the exons atgggAAGACGACTGTCTGCGTGGGCCTGTGTGCGCACTGTCTCAACCTTCTTCCTTGGCTTCGGCTTGGGCCTCGTCATTCACATTTTCGCCAGCCTGTCTGTCGAAATAGCGAGAGAAAATGCCCTAAATAACGACATCACCAATAACAGCACCGAGTACGAGAGTACAATGAACAACCCACAG GTGGGCGGCTCGTGGGCGTGGGGGCTTTCCTGGGGGCCGCGGGCGGCTCTGACCACACAGGGAGTGGGAGATGCAAGCAGGGGAAGCAGTGCCAGCAGTCAAG ACGCAAGACTAGAGGTCCCACCAGCCGGTCCACGTGTCCTGTGTTACGTACTAACTGGTCCCACGACACACAAATCAGCACTGAATGTACAGAATACTTGGGGCCGACGCTGCGATGCCATGGTTTTCTTTAG cACGAAGGAGGACGCTGAGCTGCAGCCGGAGGTCCTGAAGGTGCAGGAGGGCTATGGGTTCCTGtgggcgaaggcgaaggcggcCCTCGGGCACCTGCACCGCCATTACCCCGACTACGACTGGTACTTCAAGGCCGACGACGATACCTTCGTCATCGTCGAGAATCTGAGGTTCTTCCTGAAGGACCTTGAGCCGCAGGAGCCAGCCTACTACGGCGTCAAGTTCCGACAGCATGTCAAGCAG GGCTACATGTCGGGCGGCGGAGGCTACGTCTTGAGCAGGGAGGCCGTCAGGCGGTTCGTGACGGAGGCGCTGACGATGAAGGACCAGACCAAATGCGCCAACGAGGCCGTCAGGGGCGCCGAGGACCTCCTGCTCG GCCAGTGCCTCGAGTccgtgggcgtgagggcgggagACAGTCTGGACGCGGCCGGCAAACCTCGCTTCTTCTCGCACAACCCTCTGTCGCTGTTCTACAAGGCGCCGCTCGTCAACAGGCTGCACTGGTACTGGAGGTACATCTGGCACAAGCACGACGTG ggcCCCGACTGCTGCAGTCCGCACCTGATCAGCTTCCACGACGTCGACGCGCGCATGATGTGGACGCTCGAGACGCTGCTCTACCGCGTCCGCATCCACCACGAGATGCAGCCGCAGGAGGGGCGCGGCGCGGGCAAGGCTCCGGGGGCGTCGTGA
- the LOC119580760 gene encoding glycoprotein-N-acetylgalactosamine 3-beta-galactosyltransferase 1-like isoform X2, with the protein MEGDRQKMGRRLSAWACVRTVSTFFLGFGLGLVIHIFASLSVEIARENALNNDITNNSTEYESTMNNPQVGGSWAWGLSWGPRAALTTQGVGDASRGSSASSQDARLEVPPAGPRVLCYVLTGPTTHKSALNVQNTWGRRCDAMVFFSTKEDAELQPEVLKVQEGYGFLWAKAKAALGHLHRHYPDYDWYFKADDDTFVIVENLRFFLKDLEPQEPAYYGVKFRQHVKQGYMSGGGGYVLSREAVRRFVTEALTMKDQTKCANEAVRGAEDLLLGQCLESVGVRAGDSLDAAGKPRFFSHNPLSLFYKAPLVNRLHWYWRYIWHKHDVGPDCCSPHLISFHDVDARMMWTLETLLYRVRIHHEMQPQEGRGAGKAPGAS; encoded by the exons ATGGAGGGAG atagacagaaaatgggAAGACGACTGTCTGCGTGGGCCTGTGTGCGCACTGTCTCAACCTTCTTCCTTGGCTTCGGCTTGGGCCTCGTCATTCACATTTTCGCCAGCCTGTCTGTCGAAATAGCGAGAGAAAATGCCCTAAATAACGACATCACCAATAACAGCACCGAGTACGAGAGTACAATGAACAACCCACAG GTGGGCGGCTCGTGGGCGTGGGGGCTTTCCTGGGGGCCGCGGGCGGCTCTGACCACACAGGGAGTGGGAGATGCAAGCAGGGGAAGCAGTGCCAGCAGTCAAG ACGCAAGACTAGAGGTCCCACCAGCCGGTCCACGTGTCCTGTGTTACGTACTAACTGGTCCCACGACACACAAATCAGCACTGAATGTACAGAATACTTGGGGCCGACGCTGCGATGCCATGGTTTTCTTTAG cACGAAGGAGGACGCTGAGCTGCAGCCGGAGGTCCTGAAGGTGCAGGAGGGCTATGGGTTCCTGtgggcgaaggcgaaggcggcCCTCGGGCACCTGCACCGCCATTACCCCGACTACGACTGGTACTTCAAGGCCGACGACGATACCTTCGTCATCGTCGAGAATCTGAGGTTCTTCCTGAAGGACCTTGAGCCGCAGGAGCCAGCCTACTACGGCGTCAAGTTCCGACAGCATGTCAAGCAG GGCTACATGTCGGGCGGCGGAGGCTACGTCTTGAGCAGGGAGGCCGTCAGGCGGTTCGTGACGGAGGCGCTGACGATGAAGGACCAGACCAAATGCGCCAACGAGGCCGTCAGGGGCGCCGAGGACCTCCTGCTCG GCCAGTGCCTCGAGTccgtgggcgtgagggcgggagACAGTCTGGACGCGGCCGGCAAACCTCGCTTCTTCTCGCACAACCCTCTGTCGCTGTTCTACAAGGCGCCGCTCGTCAACAGGCTGCACTGGTACTGGAGGTACATCTGGCACAAGCACGACGTG ggcCCCGACTGCTGCAGTCCGCACCTGATCAGCTTCCACGACGTCGACGCGCGCATGATGTGGACGCTCGAGACGCTGCTCTACCGCGTCCGCATCCACCACGAGATGCAGCCGCAGGAGGGGCGCGGCGCGGGCAAGGCTCCGGGGGCGTCGTGA
- the LOC119580760 gene encoding glycoprotein-N-acetylgalactosamine 3-beta-galactosyltransferase 1-like isoform X1 — translation MNGSHCIYRQKMGRRLSAWACVRTVSTFFLGFGLGLVIHIFASLSVEIARENALNNDITNNSTEYESTMNNPQVGGSWAWGLSWGPRAALTTQGVGDASRGSSASSQDARLEVPPAGPRVLCYVLTGPTTHKSALNVQNTWGRRCDAMVFFSTKEDAELQPEVLKVQEGYGFLWAKAKAALGHLHRHYPDYDWYFKADDDTFVIVENLRFFLKDLEPQEPAYYGVKFRQHVKQGYMSGGGGYVLSREAVRRFVTEALTMKDQTKCANEAVRGAEDLLLGQCLESVGVRAGDSLDAAGKPRFFSHNPLSLFYKAPLVNRLHWYWRYIWHKHDVGPDCCSPHLISFHDVDARMMWTLETLLYRVRIHHEMQPQEGRGAGKAPGAS, via the exons ATGAATGGAAGTCACTGCATCT atagacagaaaatgggAAGACGACTGTCTGCGTGGGCCTGTGTGCGCACTGTCTCAACCTTCTTCCTTGGCTTCGGCTTGGGCCTCGTCATTCACATTTTCGCCAGCCTGTCTGTCGAAATAGCGAGAGAAAATGCCCTAAATAACGACATCACCAATAACAGCACCGAGTACGAGAGTACAATGAACAACCCACAG GTGGGCGGCTCGTGGGCGTGGGGGCTTTCCTGGGGGCCGCGGGCGGCTCTGACCACACAGGGAGTGGGAGATGCAAGCAGGGGAAGCAGTGCCAGCAGTCAAG ACGCAAGACTAGAGGTCCCACCAGCCGGTCCACGTGTCCTGTGTTACGTACTAACTGGTCCCACGACACACAAATCAGCACTGAATGTACAGAATACTTGGGGCCGACGCTGCGATGCCATGGTTTTCTTTAG cACGAAGGAGGACGCTGAGCTGCAGCCGGAGGTCCTGAAGGTGCAGGAGGGCTATGGGTTCCTGtgggcgaaggcgaaggcggcCCTCGGGCACCTGCACCGCCATTACCCCGACTACGACTGGTACTTCAAGGCCGACGACGATACCTTCGTCATCGTCGAGAATCTGAGGTTCTTCCTGAAGGACCTTGAGCCGCAGGAGCCAGCCTACTACGGCGTCAAGTTCCGACAGCATGTCAAGCAG GGCTACATGTCGGGCGGCGGAGGCTACGTCTTGAGCAGGGAGGCCGTCAGGCGGTTCGTGACGGAGGCGCTGACGATGAAGGACCAGACCAAATGCGCCAACGAGGCCGTCAGGGGCGCCGAGGACCTCCTGCTCG GCCAGTGCCTCGAGTccgtgggcgtgagggcgggagACAGTCTGGACGCGGCCGGCAAACCTCGCTTCTTCTCGCACAACCCTCTGTCGCTGTTCTACAAGGCGCCGCTCGTCAACAGGCTGCACTGGTACTGGAGGTACATCTGGCACAAGCACGACGTG ggcCCCGACTGCTGCAGTCCGCACCTGATCAGCTTCCACGACGTCGACGCGCGCATGATGTGGACGCTCGAGACGCTGCTCTACCGCGTCCGCATCCACCACGAGATGCAGCCGCAGGAGGGGCGCGGCGCGGGCAAGGCTCCGGGGGCGTCGTGA